The following proteins are co-located in the Halarcobacter sp. genome:
- the lysS gene encoding lysine--tRNA ligase yields MFENKYIQQRIEKANFLREKGVNPYSNESSRNTTISKYLNVNSDLFQTEEKRDENREYTVAGRIKFFRLMGKASFLKIEDESGILQIYVARDNLPEGFYNEIFKKSVEVGDILEVSGYPFITNKGELSLHVHGLKILTKSISPLPEKYHGIQDKELRYRQRYLDLIMNSEVRKTFHVRSKVISLTRRFFESKGFLEVETPMMHPIPGGANAKPFVTHHNALGVDRYLRIAPELYLKRLIVGGFEAVFEINRNFRNEGMDATHNPEFTSIEFYWAYKTYKDLIELTKEYIEYLFDNLDLPTVLPYGDLKIDFSKFSEVPLIESLTTIGGVPADITEDKEKIIAYLKERNLEVNENMNLGQLQGELFDEFVEEKLINPTFITEYPVEISPLARRSDEKPHLTDRFELFIAGKEIANAFSELNDPLDQLERFEGQMEAKDSGDDEAHEMDKDFVNALSYGMAPTAGQGIGIDRLVMMLTNEHSIRDVLLFPAMKPLKDENFDINEEE; encoded by the coding sequence TTGTTTGAAAATAAATATATACAACAAAGAATAGAAAAAGCAAATTTTTTAAGAGAAAAAGGCGTTAATCCTTACTCAAATGAGTCATCAAGAAATACAACTATTTCAAAATATTTAAATGTAAATAGTGACCTTTTTCAAACAGAAGAAAAAAGAGATGAGAACAGAGAATATACAGTTGCAGGAAGAATTAAATTCTTTAGACTTATGGGTAAAGCATCTTTTCTTAAAATAGAAGATGAGAGTGGAATACTTCAAATTTATGTTGCAAGAGACAATTTACCAGAAGGATTTTATAATGAAATCTTTAAAAAAAGTGTTGAAGTTGGAGATATTCTTGAAGTAAGTGGTTATCCATTTATTACTAATAAAGGTGAATTATCACTTCATGTACATGGTTTAAAGATATTAACAAAATCAATCTCTCCATTACCAGAGAAATACCATGGGATTCAAGATAAAGAGTTAAGATATAGACAAAGATATTTAGACCTTATTATGAATAGTGAAGTTAGAAAAACTTTCCATGTAAGATCAAAAGTTATTAGTCTTACTAGAAGATTTTTTGAATCAAAAGGATTTTTAGAAGTTGAAACTCCAATGATGCACCCAATTCCTGGTGGGGCAAATGCAAAACCTTTTGTAACTCATCATAATGCCTTAGGTGTTGATAGATATTTAAGAATTGCACCAGAATTATATTTAAAAAGACTTATTGTTGGTGGATTTGAAGCAGTATTTGAAATAAATAGAAACTTTAGAAATGAAGGTATGGATGCAACACATAATCCAGAATTCACCTCTATTGAATTTTATTGGGCATATAAAACATATAAAGATTTAATTGAACTTACAAAAGAGTATATTGAATACCTATTTGATAACTTGGACTTACCAACAGTTCTTCCTTATGGTGATTTAAAAATAGATTTTTCTAAATTTAGTGAAGTTCCATTAATAGAGTCCCTAACAACAATTGGTGGAGTTCCAGCAGATATAACTGAAGATAAAGAAAAAATAATCGCTTACTTAAAAGAAAGAAATTTGGAAGTAAATGAAAATATGAATTTAGGACAACTTCAAGGGGAACTTTTTGATGAGTTTGTTGAAGAAAAATTAATTAATCCTACTTTTATTACAGAATATCCAGTTGAGATTTCTCCACTTGCTAGAAGATCAGATGAGAAACCACATTTAACTGATAGATTTGAATTATTTATTGCAGGTAAAGAGATTGCAAACGCCTTTAGTGAGTTAAATGACCCATTAGATCAACTAGAAAGATTTGAAGGACAAATGGAAGCTAAAGATAGTGGTGATGATGAAGCCCATGAGATGGATAAAGATTTCGTAAATGCATTATCATATGGTATGGCACCAACTGCAGGACAAGGAATTGGAATAGATAGATTAGTAATGATGCTAACAAATGAACACTCTATTAGAGATGTTTTATTATTCCCAGCTATGAAACCACTAAAAGATGAAAACTTCGATATTAACGAAGAAGAATAG
- a CDS encoding CvpA family protein, protein MQSFTVFDIVIVSITVLLGLKGLLRGFIKEVFGLVGIIGGIFVASRMAAEIGNAVAPLLALENNATIKLIGFILGLVLFWAIVYVLGIILSKMFSASGLGFFDRILGFLFGSAKIFFIFSIIAYALFQVQSFKDLMNNKISDSITFPLLVQTGSFIVKLDASDFVKKVEDSVSKDEEIVEDPDLIEKKSITQELTDTVKEMKEKTVESGTAVVNSVKKTVDEKVNDIAETVKEDVEKKITENTNEKDATTEDNK, encoded by the coding sequence GATATAGTAATAGTAAGTATAACTGTATTACTAGGATTGAAAGGTCTTTTAAGAGGTTTTATAAAAGAAGTTTTTGGATTAGTAGGGATAATTGGTGGTATTTTTGTAGCATCAAGGATGGCTGCTGAAATTGGAAATGCTGTTGCACCACTTTTGGCTCTTGAAAATAATGCTACAATTAAATTAATTGGATTTATTCTTGGACTTGTATTATTTTGGGCAATTGTTTATGTTCTTGGGATAATATTAAGTAAAATGTTTTCTGCTAGTGGCTTAGGATTTTTTGATAGAATTTTAGGTTTTTTATTTGGTAGTGCAAAAATATTTTTTATCTTCTCAATTATTGCATATGCATTATTTCAAGTTCAATCTTTCAAAGATTTAATGAACAATAAAATTTCTGATTCAATAACATTTCCACTTCTTGTACAAACAGGTAGTTTCATAGTTAAACTTGATGCTTCAGATTTTGTAAAAAAAGTTGAAGATTCTGTTTCTAAAGATGAAGAGATTGTAGAAGACCCAGATTTAATAGAAAAAAAATCAATTACTCAAGAGTTAACTGATACAGTAAAAGAGATGAAAGAAAAAACTGTAGAATCAGGTACAGCAGTTGTTAACAGCGTGAAAAAAACTGTTGATGAAAAAGTTAATGATATAGCTGAAACTGTAAAAGAAGATGTTGAAAAAAAGATTACAGAAAATACAAATGAAAAAGATGCTACAACAGAAGATAATAAATAA